In Mus musculus strain 129X1/SvJ chromosome 17 genomic contig, GRCm38.p6 alternate locus group 129X1/SvJ 129X1/SVJ_MMCHR17_CTG2, the following proteins share a genomic window:
- the Angptl4 gene encoding angiopoietin-related protein 4 precursor, whose amino-acid sequence MRCAPTAGAALVLCAATAGLLSAQGRPAQPEPPRFASWDEMNLLAHGLLQLGHGLREHVERTRGQLGALERRMAACGNACQGPKGKDAPFKDSEDRVPEGQTPETLQSLQTQLKAQNSKIQQLFQKVAQQQRYLSKQNLRIQNLQSQIDLLAPTHLDNGVDKTSRGKRLPKMTQLIGLTPNATHLHRPPRDCQELFQEGERHSGLFQIQPLGSPPFLVNCEMTSDGGWTVIQRRLNGSVDFNQSWEAYKDGFGDPQGEFWLGLEKMHSITGNRGSQLAVQLQDWDGNAKLLQFPIHLGGEDTAYSLQLTEPTANELGATNVSPNGLSLPFSTWDQDHDLRGDLNCAKSLSGGWWFGTCSHSNLNGQYFHSIPRQRQERKKGIFWKTWKGRYYPLQATTLLIQPMEATAAS is encoded by the exons ATGCGCTGCGCTCCGACAGCAGGCGCTGCCCTGGTGCTATGCGCGGCTACTGCGGGGCTTTTGAGCGCGCAAGGGCGCCCTGCACAGCCAGAGCCACCGCGCTTTGCATCCTGGGACGAGATGAACTTGCTGGCTCACGGGCTGCtacagctcggccatgggctgcgcGAACACGTGGAGCGCACCCGTGGGCAGCTGGGCGCGCTGGAGCGCCGCATGGCTGCCTGTGGTAACGCTTGTCAGGGGCCCAAGGGAAAAGATGCACCCTTCAAAGACTCCGAGGATAGAGTCCCTGAAGGCCAGACTCCTGAGACTCTGCAGAGTTTGCAG ACTCAGCTCAAGGCTCAAAACAGCAAGATCCAGCAATTGTTCCAGAAGGTGGCCCAGCAGCAGAGATACCTATCAAAGCAGAATctgagaatacagaatcttcagAGCCAG ATAGACCTCTTGGCCCCCACGCACCTAGACAATGGAGTAGACAAGACTTCGAGGGGAAAGAGGCTTCCCAAGATGACCCAGCTCATTGGCTTGACTCCCAACGCCACCCACTTACACA GGCCGCCCCGGGACTGCCAGGAACTCTTCCAAGAAGGGGAGCGGCACAGTGGACTTTTCCAGATCCAGCCTCTGGGGTCTCCACCATTTTTGGTCAACTGTGAGATGACTTCAG ATGGAGGCTGGACAGTGATTCAGAGACGCCTGAACGGCTCTGTGGACTTCAACCAGTCCTGGGAAGCCTACAAGGATGGCTTCGGAGATCCCCAAG GCGAGTTCTGGCTGGGCCTGGAAAAGATGCACAGCATCACAGGGAACCGAGGAAGCCAATTGGCTGTGCAGCTCCAGGACTGGGATGGCAATGCCAAATTGCTCCAATTTCCCATCCATTTGGGGGGTGAGGACACAGCCTACAGCCTGCAGCTCACTGAGCCCACGGCCAATGAGCTGGGTGCCACCAATGTTTCCCCCAATGGCCTTTCCCTGCCCTTCTCTACTTGGGACCAAGACCATGACCTCCGTGGGGACCTTAACTGTGCCAAGAGCCTCTCTG GTGGCTGGTGGTTTGGTACCTGTAGCCATTCCAATCTCAATGGACAATACTTCCACTCTATCCCACGGCAACGGCAGGAGCGTAAAAAGGGTATCTTCTGGAAAACATGGAAGGGCCGCTACTATCCTCTGCAGGCTACCACCCTGCTGATCCAGCCCATGGAGGCTACAGCAGCCTCTTAG